Within the Longimicrobium sp. genome, the region GGATCAACACCTACCACAACCTGGACACCGCTTCCCCCTTTGGCGGCTACAAGCAGAGCGGCTACGGCCGCGAGCTGGGGAAGCACGCGCTGGACCTGTATACGCAGGTGAAGAGCGTGTGGGTGAGTCTGGGGTAAACTGAAAGTGCTAAGTCCTGAGTGCCAAGTGCTGAACTACGTACCAGCACTCAGCACTTAGGACTTAGCACTTAGGACTTTTTTCCATGACCGACGCATTCATCCTCGACGCCGTCCGCACCCCCGTGGGGCGCTATGGCGGCTCGCTCGCTTCCGTGCGGCCGGACGATCTGGCGGCGCACGTCATCCGCGCGCTGGTGGAGCGCACGGGTGTCGATGCCGCGCGCATCGACGACGTGATCTTTGGGTGCGCCAACCAGGCGGGCGAGGACAACCGCAACGTCGCGCGCATGGCCGGGCTCCTGGCTGGGTTACCAGTAACGGTGCCGGGGCAGACGGTGAACCGGCTCTGCGGGTCGGGGCTCCAGGCCGTCCGCTCCGCGGCACATGCCATCCGCGCCGGCGAGGGGGAGCTGTTCGTGGCCGGCGGGGTGGAGAGCATGACCCGTGCGCCGTGGGTGATGCTCAAGCCGCAGGAAGGCTATGCGCGCGGTGTCCCCGAGATGGCGGACTCGCTCCTGGGGTGGCGCTTCGTGAATCCGAAGATGCCCAAGGAGTGGACCGTCTCCCTGGGCGAGACGGCGGAGATCGTGGCGGAGGAGTTCGGCGTGTCCCGCGCGGACCAGGACGCCTTCGCGCTCGCCAGCCAGCAGCGCGCCGCCGCCGCCATCGCCGCCGGCCACTTCGCGGGCGAGATCGTCCCCATCGAGATCCCGCAGCGCAAGGGTCCGCCGAAGGTGGTGGACACCGACGAGCACCCGCGCGCCGACACCACGCTCGAGTCGCTGACCGCCCTCCGCGCCGCCTTCCGCACGGAGCGCGGCACCGTGACGGCGGGGAACGCGTCCGGCCTCAACGACGGCGCCTCCGCTCTCCTCGTCGCCTCGGCCGCGGTGGCGGAGGAGATGGGGCTGCGGCCGATGGCGCGCGTGGTGGCGAGCGACGTGGCGGGCGTGGAGCCGCAGCGGATGGGGATCGGGCCGGTGCCCGCCACGCGAAAGGCGCTGGCCCGCGCCGGGCTGCGCATCGAGGACATCGGGCTGGCGGAGATCAACGAGGCCTTCGCCGCGCAGTCCGTCGCCTGCGTCCGCGAGCTGGGGCTGGATCCGGAGATCGTGAACGTCTCCGGCGGAGCGGTCGCGACGGGCCACCCGCTGGGCTCCTCCGGCGCCCGCATCCTCACCACGCTGGTGCACGAGATGCGGCGCCGTGGCGTGCGCTACGGACTCGCCACCATGTGCATCGGCGTGGGCCAGGGGATCTCGATGATCGTGGAGCGCGCCGAGTGAGCGACACCGTCCTGCTGCGCGTCGAGGACGGCGTCGCCTGGATCACCCTCAACCGCCCGGAGCGCCTCAACGCCTTCGCCGGCACGATGCGCGACGACCTCCACGACGCCATCGCCCGCGCGGCGGAGGACGCGGCGGTTCGCGTGCTGGTCGTCACTGGTAACGGACGCGCCTTCGGCACCGGCGCGGACCTGGAGGTCACCGGCGACCTCGTGGGCCGCGGCGACGACGAGGCGTTCGAGCGGCTGGTGGAGTCCGGGATGCGCGCCGTCCGCCGGCTGCGCGCTGTGCGCCAGCCGGTGATCGCGGCGGTGAACGGACCCGCCGCGGGCGCCGGCGCGTCGCTGGCGCTGGCGTGCGACATCCGCATCGCGTCGGAGAGGGCGTCGTTCGGGCTGACCTTCAACCGCATCGGCCTGCACCCGGACTGGGGCGCAACCTGGTTCCTCCCCCGCCTGGTGGGCGCCGGCCGCGCCGCGGAGCTGATCCTCTCCGCCCGCATGGTCCCCGCCGACGAGGCGCTGCGCATCGGCCTCTTCGAGCGGGTCGTCCCCGCGGGCCGCTTCGAGGAGGAGGTACGCGCATTCGCGGCGGAGCTCGCGGCCAAGCCGCCGCTGGCGCTGGCGGCGGCCAAGCGCACACTGGCACGCTCCCTCGACGCTTCACTCGACGAGATCCTCGCCGCCGAGCGCGACGAGCAGATGGCCTGCTTCCGCTCCGCCGACGCGCGGGAGGGAATCGCCGCCTTCAACGAAAAGCGCACCCCCGTCTTCCGCGGCGAGTGACCGCCTCCCTACCCCGATGACGAAACTCCATCTTCTCGCATCCGCCCTACTGGTCGGCTCCGCCGGCTGCGGATCGGGGCTCCCCGATCCGCCCGCCCCCTGGGTCGCTTTCCACGAGGGAGGTGGCGCGCTCGCCTCGATGGACACCTCGCGCCTCTCGGTGCGCGATGGCGTAGCGGACGTGTGGCTCCGCTTCGACTTCGTGCAGCCGGATTCGATGGAGGGCGGCGAGCCGTTCCACCGCGTCGACGTCCACCAGCGGATCACCTGCGCCGCCGAACGCGTGGACGACATCGTGATGGAGATACGGGACAGCACGGGGTGGTTGATCGATCGGGGTCCCGGCACACGCTGGCACACCTTTCGTGAGCACCCGTTCGGGGAGTACGTCTTCCCTGCCCTGTGCAAGCGTCTCCCCGAACTGGCACGATGAAGAAACACATCCTGGGCGCTGCGTTACTGCTGACGATGGCCGCGTGCAAGGCGCGCGACGTGCCACGCTCGCCCGCGCCGTGGATCACGCTGGGCGCCAGCAACAACGTCGTCACCTCGCTCGACACCTCGCGCATCCTCCTGGAGACGGGGACGCGCGTCGTCTGGATCCGCCAGACCGAGGGGGTCCGCACCGCGCCCGATGCGCCCGCGACCTCCACGGTTAAAACTGAATCACGCCATCGCGTCAACTGCGGAACGCGCGTGGTGACCGACCTGGGCGCCACCGGAGATTCCGCGGGCGCGCCGCAGCCGTTCGCGGAGCACCCGTACGGCAAGCGCGTATTCGGAACCGTGTGCAACGCGCTCGGCAACCTCCCGGCGCGCAACTCCAGGAGCTGACATGAGCGAGCTGTCGATCTCCCGCGTCGCCGTGATCGGCGCGGGCACCATGGGGCACGGGATCGCGCAGGTGTGCGCGATGGCGGGCTACGGCGTGGCGCTCTTCGACCCCATGCCCGGCGCCGTCGACCGCGCCCTCGCCCGCATCGGCGAGAACCTGGACAAGGGCGTGGAGCGCGGCAAAGTCGCCGCCGCCGATGCCGCCGCCGCGCGCGGCCGCCTGCGCGCCGCCGGGACCCTCCGCGACGCCGTGGCGGACGCGGGGCTGATGATCGAGGCCGTGCCCGAGGCGATGGAGCTCAAGGAGAGCATCTTCCGCGAGGCCGACGAAGCCGCCCCCGCGGAGGCGATCCTGGCGAGCAACACGTCGTCGCTGAGCGTGTCGCGGATCGCGGCGGCCACGGGGCGGCCGGAGCGGGTGGTGGGGCTGCACTTCTTCAACCCCGTCCACATCATGAAGCTGCTGGAGGTGGTGCGCGGCCGCGACACGTCACAGGTGACGGTCGATGCCTCGCTCGCCTTCGCCGCGCGCATCGGCAAGGAGCCGATCGTGGTGACGGACACGCCGGGGTTCGCCTCGTCGCGCCTGGGCGTCGTGCTGGGGCTGGAGGCGATGCGGATGGTGGAGGAGGGAGTCGCCTCGCCGCAGGACATCGACCGCGCCATGGAGCTGGGCTACAACCACCCCATGGGCCCGCTCAAGCTGACCGACGTCGTGGGGCTGGACGTGCGCCTGGGAATCGCGGAGTACCTGCACGGCGAGCTGGGCGGTGAGCAGTACCGCCCGCCGGAGATCCTGCGCCGCATGGTGGCCGAGGGGCGGCTGGGGAAGAAGAGCGGGCGCGGCTTCTACGACTGGGAGGGGAAGTGATGGAGACCGTCCGCATCGAGCGCGACGGCGCCGTCGCCATCCTGACCGTCGACCGCCCCGAGAAGCGCAACGCCCTCAACGCCGCCGTGCGCCGCGAGCTGATCGCCGCCCTCGACGAGCTGCGCGACGACGCCGAGGTGCGCGTCCTGGTGCTCACCGGCGCGGGGGAGAAGGCGTTCGTGGCGGGCGCGGACATCGCCGAGTTCGCGGAGCGCACGCCGCTGGAGCAGCGCGCCGCCATGACGGGGCGCCGCGTCTTCGACGAGATCGCCGCGTATCCCAAGCCGGTGATCGCCATGATCAACGGCTTCGCGCTCGGCGGCGGGTGCGAGCTGGCGCTGGTGTGCGACCTCCGCATCGCCGCGGACACGGCCAGGCTGGGGCAGCCGGAGATCAACCTCGGGATCATCCCCGGCGGAGGCGGCACGCAGCGGCTTCCGCGCGTGGTGGGCACCGGCCAGGCGATGCGCCTCGTCCTCACCGGGGAGATCGTCGACGCCGCCGAGGCGCTGCGCATCGGCCTGGTGGACCTGGTGCACCCCGCGGCCGAGCTGCGCGAGCGCACGCTGGAGATGGCGCGCGGCATGGCCGGCAAATCTCCCGTCGCGCTGCAGATGGCCAAGTCCGCCGTCCGCGCCGCCGCCGAGATGCCACTGGCGGCCGGGCTCGCCTACGAGACCGAGCTCTTCGCCACCTGCTTCGCCAGCGACGACAAGCGCGAGGGTGTGGCCGCCTTCCTGGAGAAGCGCCCGGCGAGCTTCACGGGACGATAAAGGATACGGTGGCTGCCACGGAGGCCCGGAGCAAGCGCTTGCACGTTTCGGCGCATCCGGGGCCAAGGCTGGCCGTGCGCGCGCGGGGGGTGCATGTTCAGCGCGCAGCCCACCTGATCCCATCCCTCCAGGAGCCCGCCTCATGTACACCCTGAACGTCACGAACCACTTCTGGCGCCCGATCGTCGTGGCCAACAGCGCCGGCGCCAGCTTCACCGTCCAGCCGGGGTCGAGCGGGCACCCTGCGGGGGCGCTCGGCGACGCGACCATCACCGTGCCGGGGCTCGGGGAGATGATGGTGCACGACATCGGGGACCGTCAGATCGGCGGGTACAGCAAGGCCACGTGGGGCGTGCTCCTGTCCTACCAGGGCGAGGAGATGGTCTTCCGGTACGAAGGCGGCGGGCAGCTCACCATCGCCTTCAACGACTTCGGGCAGGCGGAGCTCCAGTCCAACGGCGGCATCTCGCAGATCAACCTGGGCGCGTTCGTCCTTCCCGGCTAACCCTCCACCGCAGATCCATGCTCGATACCTTCACCGCCGAGACCTTCCAGCCTCACGTGGGCAAGACCTTCCGCGTGATCGTGGACGAGCGCCAGTACATGCCCGCGGAGCTCATCTCGGTCACCCTCTGGGGCGACAGGAGCGACGGGGGGCGCCAGCCCTTCACCCTGCTCTTCCGCGCCGACCGCGGCCACATGATCCCGCAGGCCACGTACACGGTCGACACGGAGGGGATGGAGCCGTTCCCGCTCTTCCTGGTCCCGCTCCAGCCCGAGAGCGACGGGACGCGCTACGAGGCGGTCTTCGCCTGAACAGCGCCTCACACAGAGCCACAGAGGGGCACCGAAAGAACGGAGGAAGCTTTTCTCCGCGTCTTTCAGTGCCCCTCCGTGTTCTCTGTGTGATGGTTTTTCCTACGCCGCGCCCGTGAGCGGCCTCTTCATCAGCAGGTATACGCCCTTGTCTTCCACGAGCTCGAAGCCGAGCCGCTGGTAGAGGCGCAGCGCCGGGTTCATGCGCTCCACGTGGATGCTGACCGGCTTCCCCGCCGCGTCGCCGCGGTCCAGGACGCCGCGGAGGAGCTGCGTGCCGTACCCGCGCCCGCGGTGCTCCGCGAGCAGCGCGATGTCCACGATGCGGATCTCGCGCGGCCACTCGTCCACGTACAGCCGCCCGGCGGGGCGCCCGCCCACCAGCACGAGGTCGAACGTCGCGCCGGTGTAGTGCTCCCGCCACCACGCGTGCTGCGCCTCGAACTGCTGCCGCAGGAACGCCTCCTTCTGCTCCGCCGTCCAGGGCACCTGCGCGAGCTCCTCCTCGCGCGACTCCGCGTACACGCGCAGCAGGAAGGGCAGGTCGTCGTCCCCCGCCGGCCGGAGCGTCACCTCCTCCACCTGTCGCCCCACGATCATCGCTCACAAGAATTCAGGGTGGACCGAAACGGGTGCGGCCGCGCAGGAACACGCGGCCGCACCCCTCACTTTTCGCGCTTACATGTACTCACGCTGGCGCCAAGCGCGCGGCAGACCGGCCGTGCCTCGCCACCAGCCGCCCCCGCTCAGCCGCGCGGCGGGAACACGCCCTGGAGCGCGATGTTGAAGTTGAGGGTGAGGTACGGCATCATGTTGTTGTGCGGTAAGCTTCCCCCGGCGGGCGCCAGCGCCTGCGCGGCCATGCTGACCAGCGCGGGCGATCCCCCCACGTACGCGGGCGCGCCCGTAGAGCCCGCGAGCGAGATGGTGGGGCCGGGCTGCAAGTTGTCACCCGCGAAGCTGTTGGCCCGCAGCGTGTGGGAGTGCGCCGGAATCTCCGTGACATCGAGCGTCACGGTTTCGGAGCCGCCGACCTCGCCCAGGTCGTGCAGCGAAAGGCCGGGGCCCTGGCCCGGGTGCATGGGCGCGCTTCCCTCCAGGTCGGGGAGCGCGAAGGTGCTCTTGCCGTCGCCACCATAAGTGGTGCCGAGCAGGGAGAAGAGCGCGGTGTTCTGCGAGATGGGCAGGATCTGCCCATTGCAGAACGCCCATCCCTTCGGAGCGAAGGTGAAGGGGAAGATGCGGATCTCCGCGACAAACGGATCAGCCATGGGTGCGCTCCTCAGGTGGGGCTCGGGAAGATGCCGAACAGCGAGATGATGAAGTTCAGGCACAGGTACGGCTGGAAGTTCGTGTGCGGCTGGCTTCCCCCGATCGGGGGAATGGAGCCCGCGGCCATGTTGACCGTCGGGGTGTCTTCCACGTACGGCTGCACCGTCCCCGGATTGGTGGCCAGCAGGTTTCCACCCGGGTTCGGGTTGTTCCCCGTCGCCGTGGTCGCCACCAGCGGGTGCGTGTGGACGGGAATCTGCTGCGTCGTGAGCGTGATCGACTCCGCTCCGCCCGCCTCGGCCAGCAAGAACCCGTTCCCCTGGTGGATCGGGATGCGCCCGCGAAGGTCGGGAAGGGCGAAGGTGCTCTCGCCGTCGCCGCCGTAGGTGGTGCCGATCAGCTGGAAGAGCGACTCGTTCTCGCTGATCGGGATGAGCTGACCCTCACAGAACAACCACCCCGCGGGGGCGAAGTTTCCGGCAAAGATCCGGATCTCGCCGATATAAGGTTGCGCCATTTCGCTCTCTCGCGGGTCAGTTGGGAGACGGGAAGATGCCCTGCAGCGCGATGCAGAACGTCAGGGTGAGGAACGGCTGCATGTTGAGGTGCGCCTGGCTCCCGCCCGTATTGGTGACGGACTGCGGAGTCATGGTGGTGAGCGGCGCCACGTTGTTGTACCCGCCGCTGAACGCCGCCAGGTAAGCATTGTTGGCCGAGTTGGTGGAGCCGTTCGTGTTCGTGGCCTGCAGGAAGTGCGTGTGCGTGGGCATCTCGGCCATACTCACCGTGTGGTTCTGCTCGCCCCCCTTCTGGCCGAGCGTGAAACCATTTCCCACGTGGATGGGAGTGTTGCCGCGCAGATCGGGGAGCGCGAAGGTAGTCTGCCCGTTGCCGCCGTACGTAGTGCCCAGGAGGGAGAAGAGCGCCTGGTTCTGGTTGATGGGAAGCTGCTGCCCGTTGCACATCGCCCATCCCTTGGGGGCGAAGTTGAAGCTCATCAACCGAATTTCCGAAAGGAACGGTTCTGCCATCTGGTCTCCTCGATGGGGAGGTGGGGGAGGTAGACTGCGGCACTGCGCGAGGGTACTCGTCCTGCGGCGCGGCCCCGCCGCCTCCTTCGGGGAAGAAGGGCGGCGGGGCCGGCTTCGGTCAGGGGGTGGCGCAGGCGGAGCCGCCCACGAACCCGCCGCCCCCGGAGGCGGAGGTGCTGCTTGCCGTGCCCGCCGCCCCGCCGTTGTTCGCCTGCACGAACGCGGCTGCCGCGGCGTTGTCGAACGCCCCGCCCGCGTAGCCGGGGAGCCGCACGGTGGTGGCGAAGCGCTGGCGAAGGCTGAAGTCGGCGCCGCCCGCCACGCCGGAGCCCGTGAGGGAGTTTCCGGCGATGTGCGCGCACACGGCGTACGCGTCGGGCGTCCCGCTTCCGGCGTTGGAGTTGGTGCCGGCGTTCACCTGGATCCCGTTCCCCGGCAGGGCGCCGAATGTGCCGGGGTTGGCGATGGTGTTGCCCGTCACCGTGGCGTTCAGCGCTGCGTCGTGCTCCGTGAAGCCGGTGCCGGACTTGGCCGCGCCGCCCGCCTGCAGCAGGATGCCGAAGTTGTTGTACTGGTAGAGATGGTTGCCGGTGACCGCGACCGTGTGGCTGCCGCGGCCGATGGCCAGGATGTTGATGGCGGAGCCGGAGCGCGAGCCGGAGTTGGCGATCGCCGCCGCGCCCACCACGTTCCCAGAGATCGTGCCGCTGAAGGAGCCCCCCGCGATTCCCTTGTTCACCACCAGCGCGGAGCCGTCCGCGTCGCGGAAGGTGTTGCCGGTCACCTGGTAGCTAAGGGTGGGCACCGCGCCCGCCCCGCCCGACGCGGCCAGCAGCACGCTCCCACCGCCCGAGAGCACCGCCGGGTGGTTGTTGCCGAGCGTGTTACCGGTGAACACCAGGTCGGCCGTGGGGCTCCCGAGCATGTTGAGCATGAAGAGCTGATCGCGCGACGCCGTGAAGCGGGTGTTCTGCACCGTCACGCGCATCACCGCCGATCCCTGGGGCTGCACCAGTACGCTCTGCAGGCCGGTGGGCCCGTTCGCCCCCAGGGTATCGCCGCTCAGGGTGAGCCGGTCCAGCGTCCCGCCGGTGTTCACCACGCGCAGGTTGTTGAGCCGCCCGCCGCTGATGCTGGACCCGGTGATGAGGGCGGAGCCGGTCAGCTCCTCGAACGAGATGCTCCCCTCGAAGTAGGGCGCCGCCTCGTTCGTGCCGTTGCTCCCTTCCACCCGGGTCCCGGCCAGTTCGAAGCCGTTCACGGTCGTTCCACGGATGGCGTAGTTGGAGTGGTTTGCGAGGGTCATGTACGAGAGTTCCACGCGGCCCGTGTGGTCCAGCCGCACCCCGGCCCCGCCCGTCGTGCCGTCCGCGCCCATCGTCCCCTCCAGGGTGCCGCCCGAGCCCGGAGCGCCCGTACCGGTCACCTGCAGCCCGCCGGCGCCGGTGTGGTCGAGCACGATCCCATTGCTGCCCCCGGTGGCCGTGATGGAGCGGAAGGTGAGGCCGGACGCGCCGATGGTGGTGCCCGCGATCCGCAGCGCGACCCCTCCCGCGCTACCGATCGCATTGTTGGAGCCGGTCACGGTCACCGTTCCGCCGCCCGTGGCGAGGAAGGCCGTGCCCGTGGTGGTGGTGAGCGAGAGCCCGCCGCCCGCTAAGCGTACGTTCGCACCGGGGTTGTCCGCAAGAGCTACGGCATCGCCGGCCCCCGTGTTGAGAACTTTGCTCCCGCCCGTGAAAGCGATTGTCCCCCCCGTGTTCTCGGCCACGCGGATGCCGGCGGCGGACGCTAGGAGGTCGCCGGCCAGCGTCACCGTTCCGCCGGTGCGGTGCATCACCGACACCACGTGCCCGGCCGCGTTCACCACCTCCGCGCCGATCGTTACGTCACCCGCGCCGCCGTCCACCTCCACCCCCGCGCCTGCCGCGCCGGCGATGCGCCCCGCCGCCGCGCTCACCACCCCCTGCACGCCCGTGAGCCGCACGCCCGCACCGGCGCTCGCGTCGGAGGAGAGGACGGAGAACGAAGCGCCCGCGTTGCCACCCTGCAGGTCCAGCGCCGGGCCTCCCGCGGCCTGAACCGACACGGCCGCCGCCGTGAAAGTGCCGAACGCGCTGCCGCGGATCGCGGCCCCCGCGGTGGAGGCGACGTCCACGCCCTGCACGGTGTTTCCGGTCGCCAGCAACACCGTGGTGCCGGCGGTGGAGCGGGTGATCTGCGGCGCGGTCCCTGCGGCCAGCAGCACCACCGTGGACCCGTTCAGCTCGGTGGTCACGTTCGCGGGCACCCCCTGTCCGGTGAGCATCTGCGAAGGCTTCAGCACCAGCCCCTCGTCGTACCCCGCGCTCCCCCCGTTCCCCGCCAGCACGAAGATGGTCTCACCCGCGGCGCTCGCGGCTTCGGCCGCCTTCAGCGTGGCGAACGGCGAGGCGTCGCGCCCGTCGCCCGGTGCCGCGGCGGTGTTGGCTACGTACCACACCCGGGAGCCCACTGTGAGCTGCACCTGTGCGCTGGCCGTCGCCTGCCCGTCCGTGGCCTGGTAGGTGAACGAGTCGGCGCCGGTGAAGCCGGGCGCGCTCAGGTAGGTGAAGCCGCCGTCCGCGGCCAGCGTCACCGTGCCGCCGGCCGTCGTCGCGATGGTGCCGGGCACCGCGGAGAGCTGCGTTCCTTCGGCGTCCGTGTCGTTGCCCAGCACGCCGGGCGCGGCCACCGGGACGGTCACGTTGCCGATGGCGGCGAAGCTGTCCGCCACCGCCACCGGAGGCGTGTTCGGGTTCAGCACGCGCACCGTGGCCGTGGCGGACGCGCCGCCGCTGCGCGCGGTGATGGTGGCGCTCCCCGGCGCGACACCCAGCGCCACTCCCGTCGCTCCGATGCGCGCCACCAGGGTGTCCGAAGAGGACCACACGACGGTGGCCGCCACCGGGTCGCCGTGCAGGTCCGTGGCGGTGGCGGTGAACTGCTGGGTTCCGCCCGTCGGCACGGTGGCGGAGTCGGGCTCCACGTCCAAGGCGCCCACGATCCCCTTCTCCACCCGGAACTTCACCGGCAGCGTGCGGCCGTCCAACAGCGGGATGTACTGCTGCGTGTCGACGTTCTTGAGCTCCTTTCCGCTCGCCACCGGGTCCACGTCGGCGAAGCCCAGCCGCACCGCGCCCACGAAGACGCTGATGCGGTAGTGCTTGGCCACGTCGAGGTTGAACTGGTCGGTGCGCCAGTTGAAGGCGTAGCTCTGCTGCGCCGCGTCCACCCGCACCACCTCCCCCCCCGCGCCGGTGGTGGTGGTGTACTGCGCGATCACGGCGCCGCAGGAGGTGCCGGACAGCACGCAGATCTCGGCACGCGGCGCCAGGGCGGCATCGAAGCTCCCGGAGAAGGAGGGGGCGGGCACCACCGGCGGAAGGAAGTAGAAGCCGGGCACCGCGCCGCCGTGCGCGGCGTCGGAGAGCTGCTCGGCGGGACCGCTCGGGGTGGGCGCCAGGGGCGAGCCACCGTCGGCCGTGCAGGCGGCAACGGAGGCGAGCAATGCTGCGCGAAGAACGATCTTGAGGGATGGCATGGCTGGTTCTCGCGGGTGGCGGGGTGGCGCGCGCGGCTCGCCGCCTGGATGGCGGAAACCGGTACGCGCCGCTCTGTGGATCCAGGGGGAGGGATCGGAAAGCGGAGGCAGAGCGTTTTCGCTCGCCCCGACGCAGCCG harbors:
- a CDS encoding tail fiber protein, whose translation is MAQPYIGEIRIFAGNFAPAGWLFCEGQLIPISENESLFQLIGTTYGGDGESTFALPDLRGRIPIHQGNGFLLAEAGGAESITLTTQQIPVHTHPLVATTATGNNPNPGGNLLATNPGTVQPYVEDTPTVNMAAGSIPPIGGSQPHTNFQPYLCLNFIISLFGIFPSPT
- a CDS encoding enoyl-CoA hydratase-related protein → MSDTVLLRVEDGVAWITLNRPERLNAFAGTMRDDLHDAIARAAEDAAVRVLVVTGNGRAFGTGADLEVTGDLVGRGDDEAFERLVESGMRAVRRLRAVRQPVIAAVNGPAAGAGASLALACDIRIASERASFGLTFNRIGLHPDWGATWFLPRLVGAGRAAELILSARMVPADEALRIGLFERVVPAGRFEEEVRAFAAELAAKPPLALAAAKRTLARSLDASLDEILAAERDEQMACFRSADAREGIAAFNEKRTPVFRGE
- a CDS encoding enoyl-CoA hydratase-related protein, with protein sequence METVRIERDGAVAILTVDRPEKRNALNAAVRRELIAALDELRDDAEVRVLVLTGAGEKAFVAGADIAEFAERTPLEQRAAMTGRRVFDEIAAYPKPVIAMINGFALGGGCELALVCDLRIAADTARLGQPEINLGIIPGGGGTQRLPRVVGTGQAMRLVLTGEIVDAAEALRIGLVDLVHPAAELRERTLEMARGMAGKSPVALQMAKSAVRAAAEMPLAAGLAYETELFATCFASDDKREGVAAFLEKRPASFTGR
- a CDS encoding 3-hydroxyacyl-CoA dehydrogenase family protein yields the protein MSELSISRVAVIGAGTMGHGIAQVCAMAGYGVALFDPMPGAVDRALARIGENLDKGVERGKVAAADAAAARGRLRAAGTLRDAVADAGLMIEAVPEAMELKESIFREADEAAPAEAILASNTSSLSVSRIAAATGRPERVVGLHFFNPVHIMKLLEVVRGRDTSQVTVDASLAFAARIGKEPIVVTDTPGFASSRLGVVLGLEAMRMVEEGVASPQDIDRAMELGYNHPMGPLKLTDVVGLDVRLGIAEYLHGELGGEQYRPPEILRRMVAEGRLGKKSGRGFYDWEGK
- a CDS encoding acetyl-CoA C-acyltransferase yields the protein MTDAFILDAVRTPVGRYGGSLASVRPDDLAAHVIRALVERTGVDAARIDDVIFGCANQAGEDNRNVARMAGLLAGLPVTVPGQTVNRLCGSGLQAVRSAAHAIRAGEGELFVAGGVESMTRAPWVMLKPQEGYARGVPEMADSLLGWRFVNPKMPKEWTVSLGETAEIVAEEFGVSRADQDAFALASQQRAAAAIAAGHFAGEIVPIEIPQRKGPPKVVDTDEHPRADTTLESLTALRAAFRTERGTVTAGNASGLNDGASALLVASAAVAEEMGLRPMARVVASDVAGVEPQRMGIGPVPATRKALARAGLRIEDIGLAEINEAFAAQSVACVRELGLDPEIVNVSGGAVATGHPLGSSGARILTTLVHEMRRRGVRYGLATMCIGVGQGISMIVERAE
- a CDS encoding tail fiber protein, giving the protein MADPFVAEIRIFPFTFAPKGWAFCNGQILPISQNTALFSLLGTTYGGDGKSTFALPDLEGSAPMHPGQGPGLSLHDLGEVGGSETVTLDVTEIPAHSHTLRANSFAGDNLQPGPTISLAGSTGAPAYVGGSPALVSMAAQALAPAGGSLPHNNMMPYLTLNFNIALQGVFPPRG
- a CDS encoding GNAT family N-acetyltransferase, giving the protein MIVGRQVEEVTLRPAGDDDLPFLLRVYAESREEELAQVPWTAEQKEAFLRQQFEAQHAWWREHYTGATFDLVLVGGRPAGRLYVDEWPREIRIVDIALLAEHRGRGYGTQLLRGVLDRGDAAGKPVSIHVERMNPALRLYQRLGFELVEDKGVYLLMKRPLTGAA
- a CDS encoding Ig-like domain-containing protein, which gives rise to MPSLKIVLRAALLASVAACTADGGSPLAPTPSGPAEQLSDAAHGGAVPGFYFLPPVVPAPSFSGSFDAALAPRAEICVLSGTSCGAVIAQYTTTTGAGGEVVRVDAAQQSYAFNWRTDQFNLDVAKHYRISVFVGAVRLGFADVDPVASGKELKNVDTQQYIPLLDGRTLPVKFRVEKGIVGALDVEPDSATVPTGGTQQFTATATDLHGDPVAATVVWSSSDTLVARIGATGVALGVAPGSATITARSGGASATATVRVLNPNTPPVAVADSFAAIGNVTVPVAAPGVLGNDTDAEGTQLSAVPGTIATTAGGTVTLAADGGFTYLSAPGFTGADSFTYQATDGQATASAQVQLTVGSRVWYVANTAAAPGDGRDASPFATLKAAEAASAAGETIFVLAGNGGSAGYDEGLVLKPSQMLTGQGVPANVTTELNGSTVVLLAAGTAPQITRSTAGTTVLLATGNTVQGVDVASTAGAAIRGSAFGTFTAAAVSVQAAGGPALDLQGGNAGASFSVLSSDASAGAGVRLTGVQGVVSAAAGRIAGAAGAGVEVDGGAGDVTIGAEVVNAAGHVVSVMHRTGGTVTLAGDLLASAAGIRVAENTGGTIAFTGGSKVLNTGAGDAVALADNPGANVRLAGGGLSLTTTTGTAFLATGGGTVTVTGSNNAIGSAGGVALRIAGTTIGASGLTFRSITATGGSNGIVLDHTGAGGLQVTGTGAPGSGGTLEGTMGADGTTGGAGVRLDHTGRVELSYMTLANHSNYAIRGTTVNGFELAGTRVEGSNGTNEAAPYFEGSISFEELTGSALITGSSISGGRLNNLRVVNTGGTLDRLTLSGDTLGANGPTGLQSVLVQPQGSAVMRVTVQNTRFTASRDQLFMLNMLGSPTADLVFTGNTLGNNHPAVLSGGGSVLLAASGGAGAVPTLSYQVTGNTFRDADGSALVVNKGIAGGSFSGTISGNVVGAAAIANSGSRSGSAINILAIGRGSHTVAVTGNHLYQYNNFGILLQAGGAAKSGTGFTEHDAALNATVTGNTIANPGTFGALPGNGIQVNAGTNSNAGSGTPDAYAVCAHIAGNSLTGSGVAGGADFSLRQRFATTVRLPGYAGGAFDNAAAAAFVQANNGGAAGTASSTSASGGGGFVGGSACATP
- a CDS encoding tail fiber protein, which translates into the protein MAEPFLSEIRLMSFNFAPKGWAMCNGQQLPINQNQALFSLLGTTYGGNGQTTFALPDLRGNTPIHVGNGFTLGQKGGEQNHTVSMAEMPTHTHFLQATNTNGSTNSANNAYLAAFSGGYNNVAPLTTMTPQSVTNTGGSQAHLNMQPFLTLTFCIALQGIFPSPN